In Curtobacterium sp. MCPF17_002, one genomic interval encodes:
- a CDS encoding MarR family transcriptional regulator, which produces MTSEVMSSATGYWYDGESRVDSVDVLNALRRYRTSESSAQRRARESLGIGENALLALRVLLDAEKAGRTVNAKDLAEELEITAASTSALVDRLVRSGHVERHADPNDRRGVILTATGASMRDVMRVLDQLDSRAIEATESLSGDEMAVIVAFLDQMVRAVDDVDSRHGRSA; this is translated from the coding sequence ATGACTTCCGAGGTGATGAGCAGTGCCACGGGATACTGGTACGACGGGGAATCCCGGGTCGACTCGGTGGACGTCCTCAACGCCCTCCGCCGGTACCGGACCTCCGAGAGCTCCGCACAACGCCGGGCCCGCGAGTCGCTCGGCATCGGTGAGAACGCCCTCCTCGCGCTCCGCGTGCTCCTCGACGCCGAGAAGGCCGGACGCACGGTCAACGCGAAGGACCTCGCCGAGGAGCTCGAGATCACCGCGGCGTCGACCTCCGCACTCGTCGATCGACTCGTCCGCAGCGGGCACGTCGAGCGCCACGCGGACCCGAACGACCGCCGCGGCGTGATCCTCACTGCGACCGGTGCGTCGATGCGCGACGTGATGCGGGTCCTCGACCAGCTCGACTCCCGCGCGATCGAGGCGACTGAGAGCCTCTCGGGCGACGAGATGGCGGTGATCGTCGCGTTCCTCGACCAGATGGTCCGAGCGGTCGACGACGTGGACTCCCGTCACGGACGTTCCGCGTAG